A single window of Persephonella sp. DNA harbors:
- a CDS encoding HAMP domain-containing sensor histidine kinase gives MLKAFLLLFISLEVLLIIILYLYYQNQVIRLKNEIFLELKNYSYTLKGKDFKVDIVSNSPDIKFYQLYNSDKEFYIYVPIPSIKDEALKIIYPAEKVDKEISKIKKQVLIIYVMSTLIIAFVSIVFASYSLNPIRKSIQIIDNFVTELIHDINTPLSSILINLKILKKKYDDEEISRIETAAKQIGSLYENMLILSKEREKIQKEVDLKKLITEEVEVFKSNYPDIKIALYLEDKKIKADESALKRIISNLLMNAFKHNVKNGHIYITLTDDYLEIENSSRPIKNPDRLFERYYRESPRGLGLGLTIVKKLVDELGYRIMIKTTDNSFIVRLYFKKGGQSHPED, from the coding sequence TTGCTTAAGGCTTTCCTTCTCCTTTTTATCTCTTTAGAAGTTCTGTTGATTATTATTTTATATCTTTATTATCAAAATCAAGTGATAAGGCTAAAAAATGAGATATTTTTAGAGCTGAAAAATTACAGCTATACATTAAAAGGTAAGGATTTCAAAGTTGATATTGTTTCAAACTCACCTGATATAAAGTTTTATCAGCTATACAACTCAGATAAAGAGTTCTATATATATGTCCCGATACCTTCTATAAAGGATGAGGCACTGAAAATAATTTATCCTGCAGAAAAAGTTGATAAAGAAATTTCTAAGATTAAAAAGCAGGTATTAATCATTTATGTGATGTCTACTCTTATTATTGCATTTGTTTCTATAGTCTTTGCATCTTATTCGTTAAATCCTATAAGAAAATCTATTCAAATCATAGACAATTTTGTTACAGAGCTTATCCATGATATAAACACTCCTTTATCTTCAATTCTAATTAATCTGAAAATTCTGAAGAAAAAATATGATGATGAAGAAATATCAAGAATTGAAACCGCTGCAAAGCAAATAGGTTCTTTATATGAGAATATGCTTATTCTTTCTAAAGAAAGGGAAAAAATACAAAAAGAGGTTGATTTAAAAAAACTTATTACGGAAGAGGTAGAAGTTTTCAAAAGCAATTATCCTGATATCAAAATAGCCCTTTATCTTGAAGATAAAAAAATAAAAGCTGACGAATCTGCATTAAAAAGAATAATATCAAACCTTCTTATGAATGCTTTTAAACACAACGTAAAAAATGGGCATATTTATATCACCCTTACTGATGATTATCTTGAAATAGAAAACAGTAGTAGACCCATTAAAAATCCTGATAGATTATTTGAAAGATATTACAGGGAATCTCCAAGGGGTTTAGGACTTGGACTTACAATAGTTAAAAAGCTTGTTGATGAACTTGGATACAGAATAATGATTAAAACAACAGATAACAGTTTTATTGTTAGACTTTATTTTAAAAAGGGTGGACAGAGCCACCCTGAAGATTAA
- a CDS encoding response regulator transcription factor: MSIKVLLVEDDRTLADSLKKYLKLSGIEVDTAYTYEDASQKTLDTRYDVYLVDINLQDGNGIELVEALKLSEDHTPVIFISALTDLGTIAKGFEVGAEDYIKKPFDPDELVIRIKSRVKKNSPKELRYKDLIYKDGRFFKNGKEIELGEVMRNILLILLENKGKVVPKETLYDLMINPSPTALRVLINRLKKKTDIEIKSVRGLGYVVD, from the coding sequence TTGAGTATTAAAGTGCTGCTTGTTGAGGATGATAGAACTTTGGCAGATAGTTTAAAAAAATATTTAAAATTAAGCGGGATTGAGGTGGATACTGCATATACTTATGAGGATGCTTCACAGAAAACGCTTGATACCAGATATGATGTCTATCTGGTGGATATTAACCTTCAGGATGGAAATGGGATAGAACTTGTGGAAGCACTAAAGCTTTCAGAAGACCACACTCCCGTTATTTTTATAAGTGCTTTAACTGATTTAGGAACAATCGCAAAAGGGTTTGAAGTTGGAGCGGAAGATTATATTAAAAAGCCATTTGACCCTGATGAACTTGTTATAAGAATAAAAAGCAGAGTAAAGAAAAACTCTCCTAAGGAATTAAGATACAAAGATTTGATTTATAAAGATGGAAGATTTTTTAAAAATGGAAAAGAGATAGAACTTGGGGAGGTTATGAGGAATATATTATTAATACTTCTTGAGAATAAGGGAAAAGTGGTTCCAAAGGAAACCCTTTACGATCTTATGATAAATCCTTCTCCGACGGCTTTAAGGGTGTTAATCAACAGGCTGAAAAAGAAAACAGACATTGAAATAAAGTCAGTTCGGGGACTTGGTTATGTCGTGGATTAA
- a CDS encoding type IX secretion system membrane protein PorP/SprF, with product MLLKSAIAFTDTDFDGVEDSIDKCPNTPFDVLVNQYGCPVEQVKEEAGWFSAKIGGSYYTNEGYETSYVSASISYGYKAWYFSLSSNYYIYDSFYKKGGMGSSYISGSYTFSTKNLDITPGLTIKVPTAKKEFGSKNIDVLPSIDADFYIGDFDIFAYYGLIFRGKSSDNQYSASIGAGYQLNDRLYLSGSYDFEEDNSKYLSTFGVFDITNKYFLTVSYSYGLNKKAIDNYFSSQIGVRF from the coding sequence ATGTTATTAAAATCTGCAATTGCTTTTACAGATACTGATTTTGACGGGGTGGAGGATAGCATAGATAAATGTCCTAATACCCCTTTTGATGTGCTGGTAAACCAGTATGGCTGTCCTGTTGAGCAGGTAAAAGAGGAAGCCGGCTGGTTTTCTGCAAAAATAGGCGGAAGCTACTACACAAATGAAGGATATGAGACTTCCTATGTTTCAGCATCTATATCTTATGGATATAAAGCCTGGTATTTCTCATTAAGTTCAAATTATTACATATATGATTCTTTTTATAAAAAAGGAGGTATGGGAAGTTCTTATATTTCCGGTAGTTATACATTCTCCACTAAAAATCTTGATATTACGCCGGGATTAACTATTAAAGTTCCTACTGCCAAGAAAGAGTTTGGAAGCAAAAATATTGATGTTTTACCTTCGATAGATGCTGATTTTTATATAGGAGATTTTGATATTTTTGCATATTACGGTTTGATCTTTAGGGGAAAATCCAGCGATAATCAGTATTCCGCATCTATAGGTGCCGGTTACCAATTAAATGACAGATTATATTTAAGCGGTTCCTATGATTTTGAAGAAGATAATAGCAAATATCTTTCTACCTTTGGAGTTTTTGATATAACAAATAAATATTTCTTAACTGTTAGTTATAGCTACGGACTTAATAAAAAAGCAATTGATAATTATTTTTCCTCACAGATTGGGGTTAGATTTTGA
- a CDS encoding molybdopterin-dependent oxidoreductase, translated as MIIDTVCTYCGVGCDISFSLDDGQIIKAFAKKEGEVSLGKLCIKGRKGWEYLYSPYRIKKPRIKKEFIQKNKELFPSYIKDRLNTLIDFDEKFYEADFDLACDIAAWKLNQIKEKYSPYAIAGIGGARTNCESAYYFQKFIRKYIGSPHIDNCARVCHSPSLKGMRTTIGEGAATNPFNDIYNTEFLIVIGSNTTEAHPIVANRILDVVREGIPLAVIDVREIPLSKFATYQLTIPFETNLLVLNMMARVIIEENLYNERFLNERVKGFEEYKEKILNDPYTDPDLFLKIKGYEDLPEKIRQVARLYATRKSMILWGLGVTEHIDGSYTVMAITHLALLTGNIGKKGAGLMPLRGQNNVQGACDMGCLPYYDPDYKTPQEIGLMTPDIIDAILEGKIKAIYNIGEDIAHIHPNQNKIHKALKQLELLVVNELFPNEITEYADIIFGVKSAYEKEGVYVNAERRLHLSQPVVYSDLPDDWQVLDEIAKRMGINTSYKNSEDVWNEVRKEAPERFSGASYEKLKQNRLRGLQWPVKEEDTPILHIDKFRTPDGYGKFHYKQWEKRGMVAELLEENEFSDFYLTTGRALIHYNNAVQTKECISLISKMNEDKLFVSEEDRERLNNTQKAILKSKYGESEVLSIEYVPWLKKGTLYTTFHFAKSKINFLFGDESDSFVKTARFKAIKVKIIPVH; from the coding sequence TTGATTATAGATACAGTATGCACCTATTGCGGTGTAGGCTGTGATATATCCTTCAGCCTTGATGATGGTCAGATTATAAAAGCCTTTGCTAAAAAGGAAGGGGAAGTATCCCTCGGAAAACTATGTATCAAAGGCCGTAAAGGCTGGGAATATCTATATTCTCCTTATCGAATAAAAAAACCTAGAATAAAAAAAGAGTTTATACAAAAAAATAAAGAACTTTTCCCATCTTATATAAAAGACAGATTAAACACACTAATTGATTTTGATGAAAAATTTTATGAAGCAGATTTTGACCTTGCCTGTGATATAGCCGCATGGAAATTAAATCAGATAAAAGAAAAATATTCCCCCTATGCAATAGCAGGTATAGGTGGAGCAAGAACAAACTGTGAAAGTGCCTATTACTTCCAGAAATTTATTAGAAAGTATATAGGTTCTCCACATATTGACAACTGTGCCCGTGTATGCCATTCTCCATCCCTGAAAGGAATGAGAACAACCATCGGGGAAGGTGCTGCAACAAATCCTTTTAATGATATTTACAACACAGAATTTTTAATTGTGATTGGTTCAAACACAACAGAGGCACATCCAATTGTGGCTAATAGAATTTTAGATGTTGTCAGGGAAGGAATTCCCCTTGCAGTAATAGATGTCAGGGAAATTCCCCTATCAAAATTTGCCACCTATCAGCTTACCATTCCTTTTGAGACCAATCTCCTTGTCCTGAATATGATGGCAAGGGTTATTATAGAAGAAAATCTTTATAATGAACGGTTTTTAAATGAGAGGGTCAAAGGATTTGAAGAATACAAAGAAAAAATACTTAATGACCCTTATACAGACCCTGATTTGTTCCTAAAAATAAAAGGATATGAAGATCTACCGGAAAAAATACGGCAGGTTGCAAGGCTGTATGCCACAAGGAAATCCATGATACTCTGGGGGCTCGGAGTTACCGAACATATAGACGGTAGTTATACTGTAATGGCGATTACACATCTTGCCCTTTTAACAGGCAATATAGGGAAAAAAGGTGCAGGACTGATGCCACTCAGGGGACAGAATAATGTTCAGGGTGCCTGTGATATGGGATGTTTGCCATACTACGACCCGGATTACAAAACACCACAAGAAATAGGCTTGATGACCCCTGATATTATAGATGCAATTTTAGAAGGGAAAATAAAAGCCATTTATAACATAGGTGAGGATATTGCTCATATACATCCTAACCAGAATAAAATTCATAAAGCTTTAAAACAGCTTGAACTCCTTGTTGTTAATGAGTTATTTCCAAATGAGATTACAGAATATGCAGATATCATTTTTGGTGTAAAAAGTGCCTATGAAAAAGAAGGTGTTTATGTGAATGCAGAAAGGAGACTTCATCTATCCCAGCCTGTTGTATATTCAGACCTGCCAGATGATTGGCAGGTTTTAGATGAGATAGCCAAAAGAATGGGAATAAATACATCTTATAAAAACTCTGAGGATGTATGGAATGAAGTTAGGAAAGAAGCACCGGAAAGGTTTTCAGGAGCTTCTTATGAAAAACTCAAACAAAATAGACTAAGGGGCTTACAATGGCCAGTTAAAGAAGAAGATACTCCTATCCTGCATATAGACAAATTCAGGACTCCAGATGGATATGGGAAGTTTCATTATAAGCAATGGGAAAAACGGGGAATGGTTGCTGAATTGCTGGAGGAAAATGAATTTTCTGACTTTTATCTGACCACCGGAAGAGCATTAATTCACTACAACAATGCTGTCCAAACAAAAGAGTGTATATCTTTAATATCAAAAATGAATGAGGATAAGTTATTTGTAAGTGAAGAAGATAGGGAAAGACTTAATAATACTCAAAAAGCAATACTTAAATCCAAATACGGAGAATCGGAAGTTTTAAGTATTGAGTATGTTCCCTGGTTAAAAAAAGGAACCCTATATACCACATTTCACTTCGCAAAGAGTAAGATTAATTTTCTGTTTGGAGATGAATCAGATTCCTTTGTAAAAACGGCAAGATTTAAAGCTATCAAGGTTAAAATCATCCCTGTCCATTAA
- a CDS encoding bis-aminopropyl spermidine synthase family protein, with translation MAEILKKIADRATEKTNIKLILRNVERVLAALQVTSDFWKVVDYSDLPVPAASEIVKGLIEEGFVKVENDELYITEKGFNLIKELNIPPYVDYTCQACEGRGIPFYANKEWYRTFVELAKDRPKAIQEYDQGSVTPETTISRILFLDSREDLRNRDILVMGAEDDLTGLAVALTGLARRVLILDIDERSIDFDNRIFKELGIDNAEAIRFDLRNPFPEEWIGAFDVFITDPPETVKAFKAFIARGIAALKGEGSAGYFGLTLRDSSLNRWQQFQKALLNDYGMVITDIVQDFNAYMNWEYHEETRAQKVAPVNKGPSDIWYRSAWYRIEAMPGFKGENEQIKDEVFRELYLDEEGSTT, from the coding sequence TTGGCAGAAATTTTGAAAAAGATTGCTGACAGAGCAACAGAAAAAACAAATATCAAACTTATTCTTAGAAATGTTGAAAGGGTTCTTGCTGCACTGCAAGTAACATCAGACTTCTGGAAAGTTGTTGATTACTCAGACCTTCCAGTTCCAGCAGCTTCAGAAATAGTAAAAGGTCTTATTGAAGAAGGTTTTGTTAAAGTCGAAAATGATGAGCTTTATATCACAGAAAAAGGATTTAATCTTATAAAGGAATTAAACATTCCACCTTATGTGGACTACACATGTCAGGCTTGTGAAGGAAGGGGAATTCCTTTCTATGCAAACAAAGAATGGTATAGAACATTTGTTGAACTGGCAAAAGACAGACCAAAAGCTATTCAAGAGTATGACCAGGGTTCTGTTACCCCTGAAACAACAATCTCAAGAATCCTTTTCCTTGATTCAAGGGAGGATTTAAGAAACAGAGATATCCTTGTTATGGGAGCAGAGGACGACCTTACAGGTCTCGCAGTTGCTTTAACAGGTCTTGCAAGAAGAGTTCTTATACTTGATATTGATGAAAGGTCAATTGATTTTGATAACAGAATATTCAAAGAGCTTGGAATAGACAACGCTGAGGCAATCAGATTTGACCTTAGAAATCCATTCCCAGAAGAATGGATTGGTGCCTTTGATGTATTTATAACAGATCCTCCTGAAACAGTAAAAGCATTCAAAGCATTTATCGCAAGGGGAATTGCTGCACTTAAGGGAGAGGGTTCAGCTGGATACTTTGGATTAACACTCAGAGACTCTTCTTTAAACAGATGGCAGCAGTTCCAGAAGGCTTTATTAAATGATTACGGAATGGTTATCACAGACATTGTTCAGGACTTTAACGCATATATGAATTGGGAATATCACGAAGAAACAAGAGCACAAAAAGTAGCACCTGTAAACAAAGGACCATCTGATATATGGTATCGTTCTGCATGGTATAGAATTGAGGCTATGCCAGGATTCAAAGGCGAAAACGAACAAATCAAAGATGAAGTATTCAGAGAGCTTTACTTAGACGAGGAAGGCTCAACAACATAA
- the speE gene encoding polyamine aminopropyltransferase has protein sequence MIWFTEYWTDGVGLTLKADEVKKIKSKYQEIVILDTPQFGKVLILDGLVQTTEKDEFIYHEMLAHPAMVMHPEPKKVLVIGGGDGGTVREVLKHPSVEEVHLCEIDEEVIIVSEKYFPTISEKLKDPKVKIFIEDGNAFLEEKKNYYDVIIMDSSDPVGASEVLFSEEFYKKVKASLKDNGIMVAQTESPMLQEEYFKNAVSQIKKVFKNVGIYLAYVPTYPSGMWSFTIASDVIDITDTSQNAERVKELKTKYFCDSIYACLFALPKFVQDMIKKS, from the coding sequence TTGATATGGTTCACTGAATACTGGACAGATGGTGTTGGTCTTACACTTAAAGCAGATGAAGTTAAAAAAATTAAATCAAAGTATCAGGAAATCGTTATTTTAGACACGCCACAGTTTGGGAAAGTGCTTATACTTGATGGACTGGTTCAGACAACAGAAAAAGATGAGTTTATTTACCATGAGATGCTGGCACATCCTGCTATGGTTATGCATCCAGAGCCTAAAAAAGTGCTTGTTATCGGTGGTGGAGATGGTGGAACAGTCAGAGAAGTTCTAAAACACCCATCTGTTGAGGAAGTCCACCTATGTGAAATAGATGAAGAAGTGATAATTGTTTCAGAAAAATATTTTCCAACCATATCAGAAAAATTAAAAGACCCTAAAGTAAAAATCTTTATAGAAGATGGAAATGCATTTTTAGAGGAAAAGAAAAATTACTATGATGTAATAATAATGGATTCTTCGGACCCTGTAGGAGCTTCTGAGGTGCTTTTCAGCGAAGAATTTTATAAAAAAGTAAAAGCATCCCTAAAAGATAACGGAATAATGGTTGCCCAGACTGAATCTCCAATGCTTCAAGAGGAATACTTTAAAAATGCAGTTTCCCAGATAAAAAAAGTATTTAAAAATGTTGGTATCTATCTGGCTTATGTGCCTACATATCCTTCTGGTATGTGGAGTTTTACCATCGCTTCTGATGTTATTGATATAACCGATACTTCGCAAAATGCAGAAAGGGTTAAGGAATTGAAAACTAAATACTTTTGTGATAGCATATATGCTTGTCTTTTTGCACTGCCTAAATTTGTTCAGGATATGATAAAAAAATCTTAA
- a CDS encoding pitrilysin family protein, protein MIKNILPNSVTILFKQTEGEGIIAGTVFIKGGSLEDPKGKKGLTNLTLALLLKGSKNFSAYQINKVFEDSGGYISTSVGEEYSTIEFALRVKDFQKGMEVIKDMIYNPLFPEDKLQMEKRNVIAQIRAKKEEGFSYAFDALRKEMYKGTPYQYSPLGTEEDVSKITIKDIQKRWKQLLNGKRFVVSIVGDMPYTEAEKYIKDVFAKLPAKEYKFPHYDYKLKGKKCKTLKREGAQSTILFAYEAPTATDKEYFAMKVLNGILGDGFTSRLFQELREKRGLAYAVGSFFPTRRNMGRLIAYIGTAPQKTEESVKGIEEVVESIKNGITDDEIKTAKEKIVGHFLMEHQTRAKQSWYIGWFETMGLGYQMDKEYPQRINKVTKDQIIETWKKYIPSGYRCVIVKP, encoded by the coding sequence GTGATTAAGAATATTTTGCCAAACAGCGTAACTATTTTGTTTAAACAGACAGAAGGAGAAGGTATTATTGCCGGGACGGTTTTTATCAAGGGTGGTTCCCTTGAAGACCCTAAAGGAAAAAAAGGTCTTACAAATTTAACGTTAGCACTTCTCCTTAAAGGTAGTAAAAATTTCTCTGCTTATCAGATAAACAAAGTTTTTGAAGATAGCGGAGGATATATCTCAACTTCTGTTGGAGAGGAATACTCAACAATAGAGTTTGCTTTAAGGGTAAAGGATTTTCAAAAAGGCATGGAAGTTATAAAAGATATGATTTATAACCCTCTTTTCCCTGAAGATAAACTTCAGATGGAAAAAAGAAATGTTATTGCCCAGATAAGAGCTAAGAAAGAAGAAGGATTTTCTTATGCCTTCGATGCCCTCAGAAAAGAAATGTATAAGGGAACCCCATACCAGTATTCTCCCCTTGGGACAGAGGAAGATGTTTCAAAAATTACTATTAAAGATATCCAAAAAAGATGGAAACAGCTTTTAAATGGTAAGAGATTTGTGGTTTCTATAGTTGGAGATATGCCTTATACTGAAGCGGAAAAGTATATAAAGGATGTTTTTGCTAAACTACCTGCAAAAGAGTATAAATTCCCCCATTATGACTACAAACTAAAAGGAAAAAAATGTAAAACCCTGAAAAGAGAAGGTGCCCAATCAACAATCCTATTTGCCTATGAAGCCCCAACAGCAACGGATAAAGAATATTTTGCGATGAAGGTTTTAAACGGAATTTTAGGGGACGGATTTACATCAAGGCTGTTTCAGGAACTTAGAGAAAAAAGAGGACTTGCTTATGCTGTGGGTTCATTTTTCCCAACAAGGAGGAATATGGGCAGACTGATAGCTTATATTGGAACAGCACCACAAAAAACGGAAGAGTCTGTAAAAGGAATAGAAGAGGTTGTAGAAAGTATAAAAAATGGGATAACCGATGATGAGATAAAAACAGCAAAGGAAAAAATTGTAGGTCATTTCCTTATGGAACATCAAACAAGAGCTAAACAATCATGGTATATAGGCTGGTTTGAGACTATGGGATTAGGTTATCAGATGGATAAAGAGTATCCACAAAGAATTAATAAGGTAACAAAAGACCAGATAATAGAAACATGGAAAAAATATATTCCTTCAGGATACAGATGTGTAATTGTAAAACCATAG
- the ffh gene encoding signal recognition particle protein, with product MFELLTEKFSNVVEKLKRVKKLDEKTIDEALKDIRRALLEADVNIDVVKQFLNDVKQKLVGQEVIKGLNAGETVIKLIYDELLNILGEEAPLNKSEKPPTVIMLVGLQGTGKTTTAGKLARWLKSKGYAVGVVSTDVRRPAAGRQLCTLAETIGVPCFIDEEEKDAVRLTEKVIQKAKDAGLSHIILDTAGRLHIDEELMDELVKIKEKVNPAEILYVADAMQGQDAINTAEEFHKRLGLTGVILTKLDGDAKGGIALSVRKVLGVPIKFIGVGEKIEDFEPFHPDRIAQRILGLGDIQTLMEKMQAAIDEEKAQEMAKRVMNAEFTLDDLREQLQMIRNLGPLENVLKMIPGIGSKIKDLKVDEKQFIKIEAIINSMTPEERANPHIINGSRKRRIARGSGTTIMDVNRVLKQYKEMKKMMKKFKKSGKMKLPFNMPNLPF from the coding sequence TTGTTTGAGCTTCTAACAGAAAAATTTAGTAATGTTGTTGAAAAATTAAAAAGGGTAAAAAAACTTGATGAAAAAACAATAGATGAAGCTCTTAAAGACATAAGAAGAGCATTATTAGAAGCTGATGTAAATATAGACGTTGTAAAACAATTTTTAAATGATGTTAAACAAAAATTAGTAGGTCAGGAAGTAATAAAAGGGCTTAATGCCGGTGAAACAGTAATAAAACTTATCTATGATGAACTACTGAATATATTAGGTGAAGAAGCTCCTCTTAATAAATCGGAAAAACCTCCTACAGTTATAATGCTTGTAGGTCTTCAGGGAACAGGTAAAACAACTACAGCAGGTAAACTTGCAAGATGGCTTAAATCAAAAGGATATGCAGTAGGAGTTGTATCAACAGACGTTAGAAGACCTGCAGCCGGAAGACAGTTATGCACACTTGCAGAAACTATTGGTGTTCCATGCTTTATAGATGAAGAAGAAAAAGACGCCGTCCGACTTACAGAAAAGGTAATCCAAAAAGCTAAAGACGCAGGTTTATCACATATAATCCTTGATACAGCCGGTCGTCTTCATATTGATGAAGAATTAATGGATGAACTTGTCAAAATAAAAGAAAAAGTTAACCCTGCAGAAATCCTGTATGTTGCAGATGCAATGCAGGGTCAGGATGCAATAAACACAGCAGAGGAATTCCACAAAAGACTGGGATTAACAGGGGTAATCCTTACAAAACTGGATGGTGATGCAAAAGGTGGTATAGCCCTTTCTGTCAGAAAAGTTTTAGGAGTTCCTATTAAATTCATCGGTGTCGGTGAAAAAATAGAAGATTTTGAGCCTTTCCATCCTGACAGAATAGCTCAGAGAATCCTGGGACTTGGTGATATTCAAACCTTAATGGAAAAAATGCAGGCTGCTATAGATGAAGAAAAAGCTCAAGAAATGGCAAAAAGGGTAATGAACGCCGAATTTACCCTTGATGACCTGAGGGAACAACTCCAGATGATTAGAAACTTAGGACCCCTTGAAAATGTATTAAAAATGATTCCAGGAATAGGTTCAAAAATAAAAGACCTTAAAGTTGACGAAAAACAGTTTATCAAAATAGAGGCTATAATTAACTCAATGACCCCTGAAGAAAGGGCAAATCCCCACATAATCAATGGAAGTAGAAAAAGGAGAATAGCAAGGGGTAGTGGAACAACAATAATGGATGTAAACAGAGTGCTAAAACAATATAAAGAAATGAAGAAAATGATGAAAAAATTCAAAAAATCTGGTAAAATGAAACTTCCGTTCAATATGCCTAATTTACCATTTTAA
- the rpsP gene encoding 30S ribosomal protein S16, with protein MVRIRLSRAGRKKHPVYRMVVMDSRAPRESKYIDYIGTYDPILKTGNINVEKAKEWLAKGAQPTERALKILKQFGLEETAKP; from the coding sequence TTGGTAAGGATAAGACTTTCAAGAGCAGGAAGAAAGAAGCATCCAGTTTACAGAATGGTTGTAATGGATAGCAGAGCACCAAGAGAATCTAAGTATATTGACTATATTGGAACTTATGACCCAATATTAAAAACAGGAAATATTAATGTAGAAAAAGCAAAAGAATGGCTTGCAAAAGGTGCACAGCCTACAGAAAGAGCTTTAAAAATATTAAAACAGTTTGGATTGGAAGAGACAGCAAAACCTTAA
- a CDS encoding KH domain-containing protein, whose amino-acid sequence MSKLQELVEFVAKSLVDHPDKVEVKEIEGEKTTVIELKVAPEDLGKVIGRQGRTARAIRTLLAAVARKQNKRAVLEILE is encoded by the coding sequence ATGAGCAAATTACAGGAACTGGTAGAGTTCGTGGCAAAATCACTGGTAGACCACCCGGACAAAGTGGAAGTTAAGGAAATTGAAGGTGAAAAAACAACTGTTATTGAATTAAAAGTTGCTCCTGAAGACCTTGGGAAAGTTATTGGAAGACAAGGAAGAACAGCAAGAGCTATCAGAACTTTACTTGCTGCTGTTGCAAGAAAACAAAACAAAAGAGCAGTATTAGAGATTTTAGAATAA
- the tsaE gene encoding tRNA (adenosine(37)-N6)-threonylcarbamoyltransferase complex ATPase subunit type 1 TsaE, with translation MKVQINSLKELKQLTNRLANCLKGNEIILLQGNLAAGKTTFTRYLVSSIDPSVEDEVNSPTFSIMNEYETSKFPIYHIDLYRVKDFDFTDVLGNGIVIVEWAEKKLKNELSQYTNLPVIFIKIYVENDEIRLFDIDFINADYLKECISTLYS, from the coding sequence ATGAAAGTCCAGATAAACTCTTTAAAAGAACTTAAACAGCTTACAAACAGGCTTGCAAACTGCCTTAAAGGAAATGAGATAATATTGCTGCAAGGAAATCTGGCTGCAGGAAAAACCACTTTTACCCGTTATCTTGTCTCTTCTATTGACCCATCTGTAGAAGATGAGGTTAACTCTCCTACTTTTTCAATTATGAATGAGTATGAAACATCAAAGTTCCCTATATATCACATAGATCTATATAGAGTGAAGGATTTTGATTTTACAGATGTTTTGGGAAATGGGATTGTTATTGTTGAATGGGCAGAAAAAAAGCTAAAAAATGAATTAAGCCAGTATACAAACTTACCGGTTATTTTTATAAAAATATATGTTGAAAATGATGAAATACGGCTGTTTGATATAGATTTTATCAATGCAGACTATCTAAAAGAATGTATTTCCACGCTTTATAGTTAA